The sequence below is a genomic window from Nakamurella deserti.
TCGCGCGGGAGGTGAACATGAGCGGCCCGGCGGTGGGAGAGCGTATCGCCCGGCTCGAGCGACTGGGGGTCATCCGCGGGTACACCGTCAGCATCGACTGGGCGGCCCTGGGCTATCCGGTGCTGGTGTACATCCCGATGAGCATCGCCCCCGGCGCCGACCTGTCGCAGATCCTCGAGGAGCTCAAGGCCATCGAAGAGCTGGAGGAGCTGGTCGCGGTCACCGGCACCTACGACCTGCTCGGCCGGCTCCGCCTGCGTGACCACGCCCACCTGCAGATGGTGCTGCTCGAGAAGGTCTGGCCGATCTACGGTCTGCAACGCATCGAGACGTTCCTCAGCCTCGGTGAGGTCAGTCGACCCGGCGTGCTGGACGACCTGCTGACCGCCGGCGAGCGTCCCCCACCGTCGGCCTGATCCCCGGTGCGCCGGCATCCACCGGCCGACGCCGGCGCGCGGGAAGGCACGTGCGGACCGACGCCGGGTGCGGTGCCGACGGCGGTGATGCTCAGGCGACGCCCACCAGCGGCTGGGGGGATGCCGGGGCACGTCGATGGCG
It includes:
- a CDS encoding Lrp/AsnC family transcriptional regulator; protein product: MSTRRPDSEPADADAPPPRARTARGSMAGLAGAIERQRPAVPLDAIDRDLIRRMAKDPRSSQRQLAREVNMSGPAVGERIARLERLGVIRGYTVSIDWAALGYPVLVYIPMSIAPGADLSQILEELKAIEELEELVAVTGTYDLLGRLRLRDHAHLQMVLLEKVWPIYGLQRIETFLSLGEVSRPGVLDDLLTAGERPPPSA